One window of Quercus robur chromosome 5, dhQueRobu3.1, whole genome shotgun sequence genomic DNA carries:
- the LOC126727373 gene encoding E3 ubiquitin-protein ligase CSU1 has product MPQRHSKNNNDLAFFTYDEKRKLGYGTQSERLGKDSIKPFDACSLCLKPFIDPLCCQKGHVFCKECILECLLSQKKDIQRRLAAHAVQQKQEKEEEEEKLMLQKARELDAFDQQNHGAVPQYNDRNQSHDKNGFHGANSVKVTSYEEEALRTMKAFWLPSATPEAPVKVEAPSASTVCPEGNEKLKMKTLFPIYLTEDTSEQKKSKALDKTYICPSCKVTLTNTLSLVVLSSCGHVFCKKCADKFMVVDKVCLVCNKGCKERNLVKLEKGGTGFAGHGDHLQATSFKHLGSGSGLGLTRPAVKT; this is encoded by the exons ATGCCTCAGAGGCACTCGAAGAACAACAACGACCTCGCGTTCTTCACGTACGACGAGAAGCGAAAGCTAGGGTACGGCACGCAGAGCGAGAGGCTCGGCAAGGACTCGATCAAGCCCTTCGATGCTTGTTCTCTCTGTCTCAAACCCTTCATCGACCCCTTGTGTTGCCAAAAGGGCCATGTCTTCTGCAAAGAATGCATCCTCGAATGCCTCCTCTCTCAAAAGAAAGACATCCAAAG GAGGCTAGCTGCTCATGCTGTTCAGCAGAAGCAAgagaaggaagaggaagaagagaagtTAATGTTGCAGAAGGCCAGAGAACTTGATGCATTTGATCAGCAAAACCATGGTGCAGTACCACAATACAATGATAGAAACCAGAGCCATGACAAGAATGGCTTCCATGGGGCAAATAGTGTGAAGGTTACTTCATATGAAGAAGAAGCACTTCGGACAATGAAGGCTTTTTGGCTGCCTTCTGCTACACCAGAAGCTCCTGTTAAAGTAGAGGCTCCCTCCGCCAGTACTGTCTGTCCAGAAGGCAATGAGAAACTCAAGATGAAGACTCTCTTCCCTATCTACCTTACAGAAGACACTAGTGAGCAGAAGAAATCCAAGGCTCTTGATAAGACCTATATCTGCCCTAGCTGCAAGGTTACTTTGACCAACACATTGTCGCTTGTGGTCCTTAGTTCTTGTGGGCATGTCTTTTGCAAGAAGTGTGCTGATAAGTTTATGGTGGTTGATAAAGTTTGTTTGGTCTGCAACAAAGGATGTAAAGAGAGGAATTTGGTGAAATTGGAGAAAGGAGGGACAGGCTTTGCTGGCCATGGAGATCATCTTCAAGCTACATCCTTTAAGCATTTGGGGAGTGGTTCAGGTTTGGGCCTGACCCGGCCTGCGGTGAAAACTTGA